One segment of Patescibacteria group bacterium DNA contains the following:
- a CDS encoding carboxypeptidase-like regulatory domain-containing protein — translation MPAVKKIAFILFLALLPLTVSAVTSSDSFSVDVSVVASVCNNNGVCETGETNDNCPSDCPPPCTDCGGGFVISDVRVATTTISGATITWQTNSSAYCQLHWGTTTDYLTGQAAEVSPVTAHSSSITSLSQATLYHFYLACQNTTGGSAQTGDYDFTTKSASTPALIANVDGLRLVAGDSRLTLFWQNPTSTDFAGVTIRRSTVDYPALASGVLVYDGWGEPAVSPEISFLNTGLINGTRYYYTAFAYDSIGNFASGASISGVPISSPTTTPTTTPSNVTDLSIVEGDSILTLFWRNPAEPDFTGAYIRRSTLGYPSLTSGIAIYSGLGESVPDGRVSLANPGLVNGTRYYYSIFSFNSFGFYSSGVGINGVPFTVTTTPPIIPTTTPTTTPPIIPPQINLGDFIFSQDESISVFSADGTVTVSADGGMITVYIAADKVPGGTDRIKMDLSSAVNNYVYFLTYDAVSNTYAAQFSPIPAGRYDLRFSAQDSIGAQLAEVSGWLVSVALVRPLEIIEQLPGVALLRAMAEFLTPIRDIAQSPMGKIIAQVTVGLALINVSLVVPFWSFSILQFLFTQPWLFLFRRRRKDWGVVFNSITKKPVDLALVRLYNKATDRLVTSRVTDKFGRFIFFAPEGQYVIRVEKSGFIYPSEILAGKKSDGQYLDLYFGETINIPAGSMGTIAPNIPLDSDKNLAITDKQAIAKFRKGYWAASLSLIGPILAFIYAFIYPSIFSALILALHLSLLLIFKRLADKPKGKRSWGRVYDLTNKKSLAKAVIRIFSPEYGRMLEFYVTNNRGEYGFLAENNKYYLTASKDGYAQAKTPIIDLTGQTAAEAVVKQNIGLKQGKEQIMEAVETQETDQSAVPSENTLIKEVSEETRPVNESQFTNVPPIADNQPTQSKEPEDKEGLFG, via the coding sequence ATGCCAGCGGTTAAAAAAATAGCTTTTATCCTTTTTCTTGCTCTTTTACCGCTGACGGTTTCGGCTGTAACCTCCAGTGACAGTTTTAGCGTTGACGTGTCGGTCGTTGCCTCCGTCTGTAATAATAACGGCGTTTGCGAAACCGGAGAAACTAATGATAATTGTCCCAGTGATTGCCCGCCTCCCTGCACTGATTGCGGCGGTGGTTTTGTAATTTCTGATGTTAGAGTGGCCACGACTACGATTAGCGGAGCCACGATTACTTGGCAGACTAATAGTTCCGCTTATTGTCAGTTGCATTGGGGTACCACCACCGATTATTTGACTGGTCAAGCCGCTGAGGTATCACCCGTAACAGCCCATTCATCATCCATAACCTCTCTTAGTCAAGCAACCCTATATCATTTCTATCTTGCTTGCCAGAATACAACCGGCGGATCGGCTCAGACGGGTGATTATGATTTTACCACTAAGAGCGCTTCGACGCCGGCTTTGATTGCCAACGTTGACGGCTTGCGTTTGGTAGCCGGGGATAGCCGATTAACCCTATTCTGGCAGAACCCCACCAGTACTGACTTTGCCGGCGTCACTATTAGGCGTTCCACCGTTGATTATCCCGCTTTAGCTTCGGGCGTATTGGTTTATGACGGCTGGGGCGAGCCGGCCGTCAGTCCGGAAATCAGCTTTTTAAACACCGGCTTGATTAATGGCACGAGATACTATTATACTGCTTTTGCTTATGATTCTATCGGTAATTTTGCTTCCGGCGCCAGTATTAGCGGTGTGCCCATAAGCTCTCCTACTACCACTCCGACAACCACACCATCCAATGTGACTGATTTGAGCATAGTTGAGGGTGACAGTATCTTGACTTTATTTTGGCGCAACCCAGCGGAGCCGGATTTTACCGGCGCGTACATCCGTCGCTCTACCTTGGGTTACCCCTCGTTAACTTCCGGTATAGCCATATACAGCGGTTTGGGCGAGTCAGTTCCGGACGGGCGAGTCAGTCTGGCTAATCCCGGCTTGGTTAACGGTACCAGATATTACTATTCGATTTTTTCTTTTAATTCTTTTGGTTTTTATTCCAGTGGTGTCGGCATCAATGGCGTGCCCTTCACTGTGACCACTACTCCGCCGATTATTCCGACCACCACACCGACGACGACTCCGCCAATCATTCCGCCACAGATCAATTTAGGCGATTTTATTTTTAGCCAAGATGAGTCAATTAGTGTTTTTTCCGCCGATGGTACGGTCACTGTTTCTGCTGACGGTGGGATGATCACTGTTTATATCGCCGCCGATAAAGTTCCCGGGGGTACGGATAGGATCAAGATGGATTTATCCTCGGCCGTCAATAATTATGTTTATTTTTTAACCTATGATGCCGTCAGTAATACTTATGCCGCTCAATTTTCTCCCATACCGGCCGGCCGTTATGATTTAAGATTTTCCGCGCAAGATTCCATTGGAGCTCAGTTGGCGGAAGTATCTGGTTGGTTAGTGTCAGTCGCTTTGGTTAGGCCGTTAGAAATCATAGAACAACTGCCAGGCGTCGCTTTACTAAGGGCAATGGCGGAATTTTTAACGCCGATCAGAGATATCGCCCAGTCGCCGATGGGCAAAATAATCGCTCAGGTAACCGTGGGCTTAGCCTTGATTAATGTCAGTTTAGTTGTGCCTTTTTGGAGTTTCTCTATTTTGCAATTCTTATTTACCCAACCTTGGCTTTTCTTGTTTCGGCGACGTCGTAAGGATTGGGGTGTAGTGTTCAATTCTATCACCAAGAAACCAGTTGATTTGGCGCTGGTCCGCTTATACAACAAGGCGACTGACCGCTTAGTGACTTCTCGGGTAACTGATAAATTCGGAAGATTTATTTTCTTTGCTCCGGAAGGCCAGTACGTCATTAGGGTTGAAAAGTCTGGTTTTATTTATCCCTCGGAGATTTTAGCCGGCAAAAAGTCAGATGGCCAGTATCTGGACTTGTATTTTGGTGAAACCATCAATATTCCCGCCGGTTCAATGGGTACGATAGCTCCGAATATTCCGTTGGATTCGGATAAGAATTTGGCGATAACAGATAAACAGGCTATAGCGAAGTTTCGCAAGGGGTATTGGGCGGCCAGTCTTAGTTTAATCGGTCCCATTTTGGCCTTTATCTATGCTTTTATTTATCCTTCTATTTTTTCCGCTTTGATTTTAGCTTTACATCTATCGCTACTTTTGATTTTTAAGCGTCTAGCCGATAAACCCAAAGGAAAACGCAGTTGGGGCAGGGTTTATGACTTGACCAATAAGAAATCTTTGGCCAAAGCGGTGATTAGGATTTTCTCTCCCGAATACGGCCGTATGTTGGAGTTCTATGTGACTAATAATCGCGGTGAATATGGGTTTTTGGCGGAAAATAATAAGTATTATTTGACTGCCAGCAAGGACGGCTATGCCCAAGCTAAGACCCCAATAATCGATTTAACCGGCCAGACCGCGGCCGAAGCCGTGGTTAAACAGAATATCGGTTTAAAACAGGGAAAGGAACAAATAATGGAAGCAGTTGAGACTCAAGAAACCGATCAATCGGCCGTGCCCTCAGAAAATACGCTTATTAAAGAAGTCTCAGAAGAAACAAGGCCGGTTAATGAGAGTCAATTTACCAATGTTCCGCCGATCGCTGATAATCAGCCGACGCAGTCAAAAGAACCAGAAGATAAAGAAGGATTATTCGGCTAA
- a CDS encoding signal peptidase II produces MMKDLKTAITLLAPIAVFIFDRGLKWLFIHSWSEVIFPLGQWLSLRLAFNSGVAFGLPVNYWLIIILYLLAFGALSYYGLILFCRKNSGQLLSLLLVWVGAWSNFLDRLYYARVIDYIDVRYFSIFNLADCAIVGGLIFLVWSAYRQEAE; encoded by the coding sequence ATGATGAAAGATCTCAAAACCGCAATTACCCTTTTGGCGCCGATTGCGGTTTTTATATTTGATCGCGGCCTTAAATGGCTGTTTATTCACTCTTGGTCCGAGGTCATTTTTCCTCTTGGCCAATGGTTAAGTTTACGTTTGGCCTTTAACTCTGGCGTAGCTTTCGGCTTACCGGTTAACTATTGGCTGATAATCATTTTATATCTGTTGGCTTTTGGGGCACTGTCTTATTACGGACTAATACTTTTTTGTCGTAAAAACAGTGGGCAATTGTTGTCTTTGCTTTTGGTTTGGGTCGGCGCTTGGTCTAATTTTCTTGATCGTTTGTATTACGCCCGCGTGATTGATTATATCGATGTGCGATATTTTTCTATTTTCAATTTAGCTGACTGCGCTATTGTCGGCGGTTTGATTTTCTTGGTTTGGTCAGCATATCGACAAGAAGCTGAATAA
- a CDS encoding TraR/DksA C4-type zinc finger protein, with protein sequence MLSLSIIYNVMNDQQLQQFKLQLEAKKAEIIKHLDAIGTRAEGDEVNFNADFPDYGNSQSIEDNASEVSDYATNLSLEHELEDNLHDVEKALKKIVEGTYGKCKHCGKEIEAGRLAIRPESTSCVSCKKSLKGQS encoded by the coding sequence ATGCTATCTTTAAGTATTATTTATAATGTTATGAATGATCAGCAACTGCAACAATTCAAATTACAACTCGAGGCCAAAAAAGCGGAGATCATCAAGCATTTGGATGCTATTGGCACTCGCGCTGAAGGCGATGAAGTCAATTTTAACGCTGATTTTCCTGATTATGGCAATAGCCAGTCAATTGAAGATAACGCTTCTGAGGTTTCTGATTACGCCACTAATCTTTCATTGGAACATGAATTGGAGGATAATCTTCATGATGTAGAGAAGGCCTTAAAGAAGATTGTCGAAGGCACTTACGGCAAGTGCAAGCATTGCGGCAAAGAAATTGAGGCCGGGCGTCTAGCCATCCGTCCCGAATCCACTTCTTGCGTTTCCTGCAAGAAATCGCTCAAAGGCCAAAGTTAA
- a CDS encoding RsmE family RNA methyltransferase codes for MQRFYIPLQDFRDNYAISDNEILIRQLANVLRAKEGDKFLLFNNSGWEYLGQLIKLTKNEARFLLIDQKPGLREPERRITLYQSLLKTDKFEWVLQKATEIGAAKIVPIISERSIVREVRLPKLQRFREIVREASEQCGAVVLTEVAPALTFSQALQGLGREGGIRLIAYEGEENRLLEDHLEEKINLFVGPEGGWSTEEIMLAQEAGCLTVTLGRRILRAETAALAALVRLIQD; via the coding sequence ATGCAGCGTTTTTATATACCGCTACAAGATTTTCGCGACAATTACGCGATTAGCGACAATGAAATCTTGATCAGGCAATTAGCCAATGTGTTGCGCGCCAAAGAAGGCGATAAGTTTTTACTGTTTAATAATTCCGGCTGGGAATATCTGGGTCAGTTGATTAAGTTGACCAAGAATGAGGCCAGGTTTTTGTTGATTGACCAGAAACCGGGCTTACGCGAACCGGAACGGCGGATAACATTGTACCAATCATTACTTAAGACTGATAAATTTGAATGGGTGTTGCAGAAAGCCACGGAAATAGGCGCAGCCAAAATCGTGCCGATTATTAGCGAGCGCTCTATTGTTCGTGAAGTGCGCCTGCCTAAATTACAGCGTTTTAGGGAAATAGTACGAGAAGCTTCGGAACAGTGCGGAGCCGTCGTATTAACCGAAGTGGCGCCGGCTTTGACTTTTAGCCAGGCCCTGCAAGGATTGGGTCGTGAGGGTGGTATTCGCCTAATCGCTTACGAGGGTGAAGAAAATCGTCTTTTGGAAGATCATTTGGAAGAAAAAATTAACCTGTTCGTCGGTCCGGAGGGTGGTTGGTCAACGGAAGAGATTATGTTGGCTCAGGAAGCTGGCTGTCTGACTGTCACTTTGGGACGCAGAATTTTGCGCGCCGAAACGGCAGCGCTTGCCGCCTTGGTGCGTTTAATCCAAGATTGA
- the glyA gene encoding serine hydroxymethyltransferase: MTKSKIPQLIKQEIERQKNGLVMIASENYCPQNILDAMGTPLSNKYAEGYPGKRYYSGNKYIDGIETETQRLCLKIFNLKPENWYANVQPHSGSSANLACYLGLLQPGDKIMAMDLSAGGHLTHGSPVNFSGQLFKFIHYGVNKKTERLDYNTIAELAKKERPKMIVCGATAYPRLIDFKKFRRIADACGALLLADIAHIAGLIVAGEHPSPFPYADIVTSTTHKTLGGPRSAFIVCRADLAKAIDKAVFPGLQGGPLENIIAAKALCFERALSKNFSKIQKQTITNARMLAETLKDSGLRLVSGGSDNHLLLADMRSTGLTGKTTADALERAEIYANANMIPYDPAKPLNPSGLRLGTAALTTRGMKEKEMRLIGLWIAEIIKRPNDEKLTARIKKEVRQLTKKFPIY, encoded by the coding sequence ATGACAAAATCTAAAATCCCCCAACTAATCAAACAAGAAATAGAACGCCAGAAGAACGGACTGGTAATGATTGCTTCGGAAAATTACTGCCCGCAAAACATTCTAGATGCCATGGGTACGCCCTTATCCAATAAATACGCCGAGGGCTATCCGGGCAAGCGTTATTATTCCGGAAATAAATACATTGATGGAATAGAAACAGAAACGCAAAGATTGTGTCTGAAAATATTCAATCTCAAACCGGAAAACTGGTACGCCAATGTCCAGCCTCATTCAGGATCATCAGCTAATCTGGCATGTTATTTGGGTTTGCTTCAGCCGGGCGATAAAATCATGGCTATGGATCTCTCTGCCGGCGGGCATCTAACGCACGGCTCACCGGTCAATTTCTCCGGTCAACTGTTTAAATTCATCCATTACGGCGTAAATAAAAAAACAGAGCGATTAGATTATAACACTATCGCCGAATTGGCCAAAAAAGAACGGCCCAAAATGATTGTCTGCGGGGCCACCGCTTACCCGCGTTTAATTGATTTCAAAAAATTCCGCCGAATCGCCGATGCCTGCGGGGCGTTGCTCTTAGCTGATATCGCTCATATTGCCGGATTAATTGTCGCCGGAGAACATCCTTCACCCTTTCCTTATGCCGATATTGTCACCTCCACCACCCACAAAACTTTAGGCGGACCGCGCAGCGCCTTTATTGTTTGTCGCGCCGATTTGGCCAAGGCGATTGACAAGGCTGTCTTCCCTGGCTTGCAAGGCGGACCGCTGGAGAATATCATAGCGGCTAAAGCTCTATGCTTTGAGCGGGCGTTGTCAAAAAATTTCAGCAAGATACAAAAGCAAACCATAACTAATGCTCGGATGTTGGCAGAAACCCTAAAGGATTCCGGCTTGCGCCTCGTTTCCGGAGGCAGTGATAACCATTTGCTTCTGGCAGATATGCGCTCGACCGGCCTGACCGGAAAAACCACTGCCGACGCCTTGGAACGCGCTGAGATTTATGCCAATGCCAATATGATTCCTTATGATCCGGCCAAACCGCTTAATCCTTCCGGTTTACGTCTGGGTACAGCCGCTCTTACGACGCGCGGAATGAAAGAAAAGGAGATGAGGCTGATCGGACTTTGGATCGCCGAAATCATCAAACGGCCGAATGATGAAAAACTGACAGCGAGAATAAAAAAAGAAGTCCGTCAACTGACGAAAAAATTTCCGATTTATTAA